The Pirellulales bacterium genomic interval CGCGGAGCGAGCGGGCTACGTAGCCCGCTTGCTCCGCAAGCGGGAGGGTGACCGCGAAGCGGCGGCCCGCTGCCGGAAGCGGTTGTTGGGCGCGTCGTTTTGTAGACTGCCAACGTACACCTCCGCCGGGCAAGCCGCCGGCATCCGCTCGGAACCCAAACGGGCGTCAGGTACACGCTCGTCGTCCCGCGTTCATTCTTGAATTCTATCTCGCGACTGGCTTGGGATGGATCTGGCACGCGCGAATTGACGGCTTACGGGCAATTCGACGTTATGCTGGCATTCTTCCCGCCACGATCTGGGCTTGCCCCAGTCGGGCGCTGATTGACCGCCGGAGGTCGCCTTTTTTACAACCCTCTTCGTCCTCTTCTGGGCACCGTGCGTCCGCAAGTGTGGGCAGGAATTGCGCACTGACTGCGGCGCGCCATGCAAGGCAGCGAGCCACATGCGCCACGGAAAAACATCCAGCTTTTGACCGATCATCATCGGATGTTCTGCTGGGCCAGGAAATCGATCTGGTCGGCGGCGTCGAGGCGATTGGTCCAATTCTCGGTCTGGTGCGTCCAGAAAAACTCGAACTGGCTTAGCAACTCCGGCGCGCTCTGCCGCAAGTAGTCGGCACATTTGGCCCTGCCCTCGGATGCCAGTAAATAGAGCAGCCATGAGCGGCGATTGCCAGTCGCGGCTTTCAGCAAACGGACGGCTATTGGAACCGGATTGCAAGCGCTGCGCAACACGGCGCGGATAATGCCCGCTGAACGTCGGGCATCGTCGCCCACCTCTGCCAGAACCGCCTCGACGTTCTCTTCTGTGACGACCCGAGAGCCGGCCACGATCGCGAGCTATCCTTGGGGCGACTTGCCTGCTTACTTGACCGACATGGAAGAAACGATGGCGAAGGATTTCTACCGCACTGAATACGGCCGCGCGGTTCTCACACGGGCAAAAGATTATCTGCCCTGCCTGCCGGACGCCTCGGTCGATCTGATCATGACGTCGCCGCCCTTCGCCCTGCTGCGGCAAAAGGCGTATGGCAATCTCGACCAGGCGGAGTACATCGATTGGCTGGTCTCGTTCGGCCCGCAAATCCGCCGCGTGCTGAAGGACACGGGCAGCTTCGTGCTCGACTTGGGCGGCGCTTACCAGCGTGCCTTCGCCAAAGACAACGGCGGCGCGCTCCCCTCGAACCTGCTTCAATACCCCAACACCGAAAGCAACTCGCTGCACATTCGGCTCTGCAAAGCGCGCGGCATCGAGCCGCATCCCGCGCGTTTCCCGAAGGCCTTGCCCGAATTCTTCATCAAGCTGCTCACGCAGCCGGGCGACCTGGTGCTCGACCTGTTTGCCGGCTCGAACACGACGGGCGAGGCGGCCGAATCGCTCGGCCGCCGCTGGCTGGCCTTGAGTGCAATCGCGACTACCTGATCGGCTCGGCCTTTCGCTTCATGGCCGAGTGGCCGGAGGAGGACGTCGCCGCGTTCGTCGCTGCCGCGCGAGGTAGTGACGGCGAAACGCTCATGGTGTTTCCGGCGCAGAAGGCGATATTTTGAGAGCAGGGATCGGCGCTAGGGCACAATGTTTTGCCACAGGTCCGCGGCCACGAACCGCGAAAGATGACCGACGTTTGTGGTCGCGATGGTGAATGGAACGCCCATCGTCTCGGCTTGGCCAACGAGAATCATGTCCGCGTCGATGGTATCGTCGCCTGCCGTGGGCTGACCCTGCTGCCGCGTCTGCGCCCAGACTTCGGCCGCTCGGCGCATCGCCGCGGTGGTGATCGGCAGATACTCTGTTGCTCGCTCAAGAGCGTCCAGGCGGCGAACGCTGGCCAGCTTGCCGGCCCGCAGCAATTCGCGCCGCAGCTCATAGTCGATGATTTCCGGAACGACGACGCGGCAACCTGCCGCGACGATCTGCGCCAACCATTGAGCGCAGGGCTGAGACGCCGCCTTTCGCGGCGGCGCGGTGAGCAGTCCCAGCGGCCCGGAATCAGGTAGAATCAGCCGAACCACCGTTTTTGTCCCGCAGGATGTTTTCGAACAGCTTCCGGTAGGAGGCGCGGTGCTCGTCTAGCGCGCGCAAAAGGGCGGCATTCTCCGCGGCAGCCTCATCGGACAGCCTTTGATCTTCATCGGCCCATTGGCACAGCATGGCGACTGCCGCCGCGCGCCGCTTTTCGTCGTCGTGTGGCAGATGCTTATCGAGCAGCTCGATGGTCACCGCATCCAGCGATACGCCGCGCCGCTCGGCCTCCTGGCGCAGCCGATCCTCAAGTTCGGGCGAAAGTGATAGGTCCAGAACCATGCCGCCATTCTAGCCAATAACCGCGTCAAAAACCAAAGGCCCCAGACCAACTGCCTGCTGACCACGGACCAATGGCCACTCGGAATTCTTCATCAAGCTGCTCACGCGGCCGGGCGACCTGGTGCTCGACCTATTTGCCGGCTCGAACATGGCGGGCGAAGCGGCCGAATCGCTCGGCCGCCGCTGGCTGCTCTATCCCCTGTGCCCTGTTCCCTGTGCCCTATCCTGGCTCCGCCTTCCGCTTCATGGCCGACTGGCCGGATGGCGAGGTCGCCGCAAGCGCGGGCCGCTCGACTCATGCGCCGGCCGCATCATCGTCCGCCGCGGATTGACGCAATTCGTCGAGTAAATCGGTGTCGCGCAGCACGCGGATGCCAAACCCCGCGCAATAGGCTTGCACGTTTAGGTGCAGCAAGTGGCGATCGCGCGTGCAGATGACGTCGACGTGTCCGGCCACGCCGGTTTGCACCACGAAGTTGTCGTCTGGATCCGAGGAGACGGCCGCAGGCGTGCCGGACGGAAGCGTAACGTGCTCGGCGGCGGCATCGAGACTGGTCGCGAATTCTTGGCGTTCTTCGGGCGTCAGCCGGTGCTGTGCAACCAGACGCGGGTAGTCGAGCACGCGCACGAGTTCGACGAGAATCTCGCGCAAGATGACGATTACGTGCTCCTCGGCTTGAAGCAAGCCGAGGAGTTCGCGGGCCGGACCGGTCGCGTTCTTCGTGGCGCGGACAAGTACATTCGTGTCGAGAACAACCCTCATGGCTCGAAGGTTGGGCGGACGTGTTTCATCGCCTCGTCCACTGCCTCGTCGAATCGTTCGTCGGGCACACCGCGCATGTTGTCAGCCGCGCGGTCAAGGATTCTTTCCATCCGTTGAAAAGCTGCCCGACGTTCTGCTGCCGGAGGCGCCGCGTGCGGCGCCGACAGCACGACCGTCACGTCTTCGTCGTCGCGCAGCGGCCGACCGAATTGCCGCTCAAACCACTCGCGCGCCGGACTCTCCAGGTCCTTTGCGTGGCGGACGACGATTGGGCCGGTTGGTGCTTCAAGCGGTGCCGTGTGCTCCATACGCCCATCCTAGTTTTTGATCCTTGGCGCGGCAAGCCGACGGATACGCCTATGGGCGGCGCGGACCGCTGAAGAGTCGGCCAATGCCCCAGGGGCAGAAGCAGGCTGACGCCTGACACGGACCGCTGTCAGCCAGGCGACCTGGTGCTCGACCCAGTTGCCGGCTCGAACACGACCGGCGAAGCGGCCGAATCGCCTCGGCCGCCGCTGGCTCGCCCTGGAGCGCAATCGCGACTACATGACCGGGCGGGCCAGACCGGCCGTGGCCCGC includes:
- a CDS encoding site-specific DNA-methyltransferase; this translates as MTTREPATIASYPWGDLPAYLTDMEETMAKDFYRTEYGRAVLTRAKDYLPCLPDASVDLIMTSPPFALLRQKAYGNLDQAEYIDWLVSFGPQIRRVLKDTGSFVLDLGGAYQRAFAKDNGGALPSNLLQYPNTESNSLHIRLCKARGIEPHPARFPKALPEFFIKLLTQPGDLVLDLFAGSNTTGEAAESLGRRWLALSAIATT
- a CDS encoding PIN domain-containing protein, whose product is MVRLILPDSGPLGLLTAPPRKAASQPCAQWLAQIVAAGCRVVVPEIIDYELRRELLRAGKLASVRRLDALERATEYLPITTAAMRRAAEVWAQTRQQGQPTAGDDTIDADMILVGQAETMGVPFTIATTNVGHLSRFVAADLWQNIVP
- a CDS encoding DNA methyltransferase; the encoded protein is MKLLTRPGDLVLDLFAGSNMAGEAAESLGRRWLLYPLCPVPCALSWLRLPLHGRLAGWRGRRKRGPLDSCAGRIIVRRGLTQFVE
- a CDS encoding putative toxin-antitoxin system toxin component, PIN family, with protein sequence MRVVLDTNVLVRATKNATGPARELLGLLQAEEHVIVILREILVELVRVLDYPRLVAQHRLTPEERQEFATSLDAAAEHVTLPSGTPAAVSSDPDDNFVVQTGVAGHVDVICTRDRHLLHLNVQAYCAGFGIRVLRDTDLLDELRQSAADDDAAGA